One genomic window of Arachis stenosperma cultivar V10309 chromosome 10, arast.V10309.gnm1.PFL2, whole genome shotgun sequence includes the following:
- the LOC130957576 gene encoding uncharacterized protein LOC130957576, which yields MIYRRAPARGRGEGLLTAAYREELLNAEAFEIRFTMERWEKEEEGNPSPLLFATAITGLRHSVLAAKSRHSSSLQASHRLPSPSTSVASSHSRPPCCCRRNDGVLHICYFHIVASLHSPPSLFFYSYYF from the exons ATGATCTACCGGCGAGCTCCGGCGAGGGGCAGAGGAGAAGGGCTGTTGACGGCGGCGTACAGAGAAGAGCTGTTGAATGCTGAAGCTTTTGAAATtag GTTTACAATGGAAAGGTgggaaaaagaagaggaagggAATCCGTCGCCGCTGCTCTTCGCCACCGCCATCACTGGTCTTCGTCATTCAGTCCTCGCCGCCAAATCTCGCCACTCCTCTTCCTTGCAAGCGTCGCATCGTCTGCCCAGTCCCTCAACAAGCGTCGCATCATCACACTCTCGCCCTCCTTGCTGCTGCCGCCGCAACGACGGCGTCCTCCACATCTGTTACTTCCACATCGTCGCATCGTTGCACTCTCCTCCCTCTTTGTTCTTCTACTCTTATTACTTCTAA
- the LOC130955990 gene encoding transcription elongation factor SPT4 homolog 1, with the protein MASAPAQIPTSFGHELRACLRCRLVKTYDQFRESGCENCPFFKMEEDHERVVDCTTPNFNGIISVMDPTRSWAARWLRIGRFVPGVYTLAVSEALPEDLQTICEDERVQYVPPKH; encoded by the exons ATGGCAAGTGCACCTGCACAAATCCCTACAAGCTTTGGCCATGAGTTGAGGGCTTGTCTTCGTTGCCGCCTTGTCAAAACCTATGATCAG TTCAGAGAATCAGGTTGTGAGAACTGCCCATTCTTTAAGATGGAAGAAGATCACGAGCGTGTTGTTGATTGCACCACCCCCAATTTTAATGG GATCATTTCAGTCATGGATCCAACCAGGAGTTGGGCTGCCCGCTGGTTACGTATTG GAAGATTTGTTCCTGGTGTTTATACTCTTGCTGTCTCAGAGGCTCTTCCTGAAGATTTACag ACCATATGTGAAGACGAGCGCGTTCAGTATGTTCCTCCCAAGCATTAA